A single window of Mycolicibacterium aurum DNA harbors:
- a CDS encoding purine-nucleoside phosphorylase → MEDPAVAAQAAANALSERTGVDAHDVAVVLGSGWAPAAAQLGEPSAAVLMAELPGFTPPSAQGHGGQVLSLRIGGHRVLVLLGRTHAYEGHDLRHVVHPVRTACAAGVRTVVLTNAAGGLRPDFTVGQPVLISDHLNLTARSPLVGAQFVDLVDAYSPRLRGIAREIDPGLPEGVYAGLPGPHYETPAEIRMLRTLGADLVGMSTVHETIAARAAGAEVLGVSLVTNLAAGMTGEPLSHDEVLEAGRQSATRMGSLLSAVISRL, encoded by the coding sequence GTGGAGGATCCGGCAGTAGCGGCCCAGGCGGCGGCGAATGCGCTCAGCGAACGCACCGGCGTCGACGCGCATGACGTCGCCGTCGTCCTCGGTTCCGGGTGGGCGCCCGCCGCGGCGCAACTGGGTGAGCCGTCGGCCGCCGTCCTGATGGCCGAGCTGCCCGGCTTCACCCCTCCGAGCGCCCAGGGGCACGGCGGTCAGGTGCTGTCGTTGCGGATCGGCGGGCACCGCGTCCTGGTGCTGCTGGGCCGGACCCACGCCTACGAGGGCCATGACCTGCGCCACGTGGTGCATCCGGTGCGGACGGCGTGCGCGGCCGGGGTGCGCACGGTCGTGCTGACAAACGCGGCAGGCGGGCTGCGGCCGGACTTCACCGTCGGCCAGCCGGTGCTGATCAGCGACCACCTCAACCTCACGGCACGGTCGCCCCTGGTGGGGGCGCAGTTCGTCGACCTCGTGGACGCGTATTCGCCGCGGTTGCGCGGCATCGCGCGCGAGATCGATCCCGGGTTGCCGGAGGGCGTCTACGCGGGACTGCCCGGTCCGCACTATGAGACGCCTGCCGAGATCCGCATGCTGCGGACGCTGGGCGCCGACCTCGTCGGGATGTCGACGGTGCACGAGACGATCGCCGCCCGGGCCGCCGGCGCCGAGGTTCTCGGGGTGTCGTTGGTGACGAACCTGGCGGCCGGGATGACCGGTGAGCCGCTGAGTCACGACGAGGTGCTCGAGGCGGGCCGTCAGTCGGCGACGCGGATGGGTTCCCTGCTCTCCGCGGTGATCTCCCGGCTCTGA
- a CDS encoding MarR family winged helix-turn-helix transcriptional regulator, which yields MSTAATSTFTAATELRESMMAVTRQLRRHRPDNGLTLSQMQLLGEVSRAGVTTPAELGVRLQVKVQSLTDSFNELEARALIVRRPDAHDRRRQLVQMTDDGTTLLEADRAERDAWLHRTMRESLSALEFDLLMLVAPILRKVAEADTGTLSE from the coding sequence ATGTCGACCGCGGCAACGTCCACCTTCACTGCAGCCACCGAGCTGCGGGAATCGATGATGGCCGTGACCCGGCAACTGCGCAGACATCGGCCGGACAACGGCTTGACGCTGAGTCAGATGCAACTGCTCGGCGAGGTCAGCCGGGCGGGTGTCACGACGCCGGCCGAGCTCGGCGTGCGCCTGCAGGTGAAGGTCCAGTCGCTGACGGACTCATTCAACGAACTGGAGGCCCGTGCGCTGATCGTCCGCCGTCCCGACGCGCACGACCGGCGCCGCCAGCTGGTGCAGATGACCGACGACGGCACCACGCTGCTGGAAGCCGACCGCGCCGAGCGGGACGCGTGGCTGCACCGGACGATGCGCGAGAGCCTGTCCGCGCTGGAGTTCGACCTGCTGATGCTGGTGGCACCGATCCTGCGCAAGGTCGCAGAGGCGGACACAGGCACACTGTCGGAGTGA
- a CDS encoding AbrB family transcriptional regulator, with product MTWWRQILRWMLLLAASVAVTVPLTLVGVPSAALFAALAVGIVLALTSAGPERVPRKMGLAAQGVLGVYIGTMVQHDALSQLGGDWPIVAAVAVGTLLLSVLAGALLGLRRDVTPLTGSLALVAGGASGLVAIARELGGDDRVVAVVQYLRVALVTASMPIVVTVIYHADRSHDVAAVTETTSAPWYLSVAMMVGLVVVGSIGGRLIRLPGAGLLGPLALTVALEVSGYSFGLSVPMVLVQAGYLLIGWQAGLAFTRDSLRSVGRLLPAAVALIVFIGVATAGLGIVLARVAGLTPLEGYLATSPGGVYAVLATAVETGSNVTFVIAAQVVRILLMLFAAPLMARGVVWASRKLSKDPGQSREITAESREPIRVAD from the coding sequence ATGACATGGTGGCGACAGATACTCAGGTGGATGCTCCTCCTCGCGGCCAGTGTCGCGGTAACTGTTCCGCTGACGCTGGTCGGCGTGCCGTCGGCCGCGCTGTTCGCCGCGCTGGCCGTCGGCATCGTGCTGGCCCTCACCTCGGCGGGCCCCGAGCGGGTGCCCCGCAAGATGGGGCTGGCCGCCCAGGGCGTGCTCGGCGTCTACATCGGCACAATGGTGCAGCACGACGCACTGTCGCAGCTCGGTGGCGACTGGCCGATCGTCGCCGCTGTTGCCGTCGGGACGCTGCTGCTCAGCGTGCTCGCCGGAGCGTTGCTCGGGTTGCGCCGTGACGTGACGCCGCTGACCGGTTCGCTGGCGCTGGTGGCAGGCGGGGCATCGGGGCTGGTGGCCATCGCCCGCGAACTCGGCGGCGACGATCGCGTCGTCGCCGTCGTGCAATACCTACGGGTGGCGCTGGTCACCGCGTCGATGCCGATCGTCGTCACGGTGATCTATCACGCGGACCGGTCCCACGATGTCGCCGCCGTCACCGAAACAACCTCAGCACCTTGGTATCTGAGTGTCGCCATGATGGTCGGCCTGGTCGTGGTCGGCTCGATCGGCGGCCGGTTGATCCGGTTGCCCGGCGCCGGGCTGCTGGGACCGCTGGCGTTGACGGTCGCACTCGAGGTCAGCGGATACTCGTTCGGCTTGTCGGTGCCGATGGTGCTGGTGCAGGCCGGCTACCTGCTGATCGGCTGGCAGGCCGGGCTGGCATTCACCCGTGACTCGCTGCGCAGCGTCGGTCGGCTGCTGCCCGCCGCGGTGGCGTTGATCGTGTTCATCGGTGTCGCGACGGCGGGACTGGGCATCGTGTTGGCGCGCGTCGCCGGCCTGACCCCCCTCGAGGGATATCTGGCGACCAGCCCCGGCGGTGTGTACGCCGTGCTGGCCACCGCGGTCGAGACCGGATCCAACGTCACGTTCGTCATCGCCGCGCAGGTCGTGCGGATTCTGCTGATGCTGTTCGCCGCGCCGCTGATGGCCCGCGGCGTGGTGTGGGCGAGCCGCAAACTGAGCAAGGATCCCGGTCAGAGCCGGGAGATCACCGCGGAGAGCAGGGAACCCATCCGCGTCGCCGACTGA
- a CDS encoding phospho-sugar mutase: MSTRELHAAVQEWIAHDPDPGAGTELAACTDDELADRFSRPLTFGTAGLRGPLRAGPNGMNLAVVLRATWAVAKVLRDRELGGAPVVVGYDARHRSAEFGRAAAEVFAAQGFSVTLMFTAVPTPAVAFAVRSMGAAAGVQITASHNPPSDNGYKVYVAGGLQIISPTDRDIESAIAAAPPADEIPRSPVTPAGAAQLRAYLERAASVRRTTGAVRIALTPMHGVGGEFALDALALAGFGDVGVVDRQFAPDPDFPTVAFPNPEEPGASDQLLALAADMDADIAVALDPDADRCAIGVPTPDGWRMLSGDETGWLLGDYVLSHTDSGAAVVASTVVSSRMLARIAAAHGARHVETLTGFKWLARADEQIPDGTLVYAYEEAIGHCVDPAAVRDKDGISAAVLACDLVVALRQDGRTVLDALDALARRHGVHTTAAVTRRVDSAEAAAAMMAQLRAAPPDDLAGFAVAVTDLLPATDALILTGGDDDCSVRVVTRPSGTEPKLKSYIEIRCTGELSTARARAAAEQDAVAAAVRGWDQRGPN, translated from the coding sequence ATCTCCACTCGCGAGTTGCACGCGGCGGTACAGGAGTGGATCGCCCACGATCCGGATCCGGGCGCGGGCACGGAGTTGGCGGCCTGCACCGACGACGAGCTCGCCGACCGGTTCTCCCGACCGCTGACGTTCGGCACCGCCGGCCTGCGCGGGCCGCTGCGCGCGGGACCCAACGGGATGAACCTGGCGGTCGTCCTGCGCGCGACGTGGGCGGTGGCGAAGGTGCTGCGCGACCGTGAACTCGGCGGTGCACCTGTCGTGGTCGGCTACGACGCCAGGCACCGCTCCGCCGAGTTCGGCCGGGCCGCCGCGGAAGTGTTTGCCGCCCAGGGCTTCTCGGTGACATTGATGTTCACGGCCGTGCCGACCCCCGCGGTGGCGTTCGCCGTCAGGAGCATGGGCGCCGCTGCCGGGGTGCAGATCACCGCATCGCACAACCCGCCCTCCGACAACGGCTACAAGGTCTACGTCGCCGGCGGCCTGCAGATCATCTCCCCCACCGACCGCGACATCGAAAGCGCCATCGCGGCAGCGCCCCCCGCCGACGAGATCCCTCGTTCTCCGGTCACCCCTGCCGGCGCCGCGCAGCTGCGCGCCTACCTCGAGCGCGCCGCCTCGGTGCGCCGCACCACCGGTGCGGTGCGGATCGCCCTGACGCCGATGCACGGCGTCGGCGGTGAATTCGCCCTCGACGCACTGGCATTGGCCGGCTTCGGCGACGTCGGTGTGGTGGACCGCCAGTTCGCGCCCGATCCGGACTTCCCCACCGTCGCGTTCCCCAACCCCGAGGAACCCGGCGCGAGCGACCAACTGCTGGCACTCGCGGCTGACATGGACGCCGACATCGCGGTCGCCCTCGACCCCGACGCCGACCGCTGTGCGATCGGGGTCCCGACACCGGACGGCTGGCGAATGCTCAGCGGCGACGAAACCGGCTGGCTGCTCGGCGATTACGTGCTCTCCCACACCGATTCAGGGGCTGCGGTAGTGGCCAGCACCGTGGTCTCGTCGCGGATGTTGGCGCGCATCGCCGCCGCGCACGGGGCCCGGCACGTCGAGACATTGACCGGGTTCAAGTGGCTGGCGCGCGCCGATGAGCAGATCCCCGACGGAACCCTCGTCTATGCCTACGAGGAGGCGATCGGGCACTGCGTGGACCCGGCCGCCGTGCGCGACAAGGACGGCATCAGCGCCGCGGTACTGGCATGCGATCTGGTGGTCGCGCTCCGGCAGGACGGCCGCACCGTGCTCGACGCCCTCGACGCTCTGGCTCGCCGTCACGGCGTGCATACCACCGCCGCCGTCACCCGTCGCGTCGACTCCGCGGAGGCCGCCGCCGCCATGATGGCGCAACTGCGTGCCGCCCCACCCGACGACCTCGCCGGGTTCGCCGTCGCGGTGACCGACCTCTTACCCGCAACCGATGCCCTGATCCTCACCGGGGGCGATGACGACTGCTCGGTGCGGGTGGTGACGCGGCCGTCGGGCACAGAGCCGAAACTGAAGTCCTACATCGAGATTCGCTGCACTGGAGAACTGTCCACCGCCCGCGCGCGGGCCGCTGCGGAGCAGGACGCGGTGGCCGCCGCAGTTCGGGGGTGGGATCAGCGGGGGCCGAACTGA
- a CDS encoding M20 family metallopeptidase has product MPLAAASTCVEDAVLGRRGDLVALSHSIHAEPELAFAEHRSCAKTSALVAERGFELTQAPAGLDTAFRAVFGSGPLVIGICAEYDALPGIGHACGHNIIAASAVGTALALAEVAEQLGLTVVLLGTPAEEAGGGKALMLDAGVFDDIAASVMLHPGPIDIAAARSLALSEVTIRYTGRESHAAVAPYLGINAADAVTVAQVSIGLLRQQLAPGQMVHGIVTNGGQASNIIPGLAELRYTMRATNSESLRELESRMAGCFAAGAVATGCEHDVSEPAPAYAELAPDPWLAEVLRAEMVRVGRSPVPADVEASLPLGSTDMGNVTQVMPGIHPIVGIDAGGASIHQPAFAAAAVNASADTAVVEGAIMLARTVVALAESDVERSRVLEQQERRAS; this is encoded by the coding sequence ATGCCCTTAGCCGCCGCGTCGACGTGCGTCGAGGACGCCGTGCTCGGTCGCCGCGGCGACCTGGTCGCGCTGTCGCACTCGATCCACGCCGAGCCGGAACTCGCGTTCGCCGAGCACCGCAGCTGCGCCAAGACGTCGGCCCTGGTCGCCGAGCGCGGGTTCGAGCTCACGCAGGCACCCGCCGGCCTGGACACCGCGTTTCGTGCCGTGTTCGGCAGCGGCCCGCTGGTGATCGGGATCTGCGCCGAATACGACGCGCTGCCGGGCATCGGGCACGCGTGCGGACACAACATCATCGCCGCCTCCGCGGTGGGCACGGCGCTGGCACTCGCCGAGGTGGCCGAGCAACTCGGGCTGACGGTCGTACTGCTCGGCACGCCCGCCGAGGAGGCCGGGGGCGGTAAAGCGCTGATGCTCGACGCGGGCGTGTTCGACGACATCGCGGCGTCGGTGATGTTGCACCCGGGCCCCATCGACATCGCCGCGGCGCGGTCGCTCGCGCTGTCGGAAGTGACGATCCGCTACACCGGCCGCGAATCGCACGCCGCCGTCGCGCCGTACCTCGGGATCAACGCCGCCGATGCCGTCACCGTCGCGCAGGTCAGCATCGGGCTGCTGCGCCAGCAATTGGCGCCGGGCCAGATGGTGCACGGCATCGTCACCAACGGCGGCCAGGCGTCCAATATCATCCCGGGTCTCGCGGAGTTGCGATACACGATGCGGGCAACGAATTCGGAATCGTTGCGGGAGTTGGAGTCTCGGATGGCGGGCTGCTTCGCCGCAGGGGCGGTCGCCACCGGATGCGAGCACGACGTGTCCGAACCGGCGCCGGCGTATGCGGAGTTGGCCCCCGATCCGTGGCTTGCGGAGGTGCTGCGCGCCGAAATGGTGCGCGTCGGCCGCTCGCCCGTACCGGCCGACGTGGAAGCCTCACTGCCGCTGGGTAGTACGGATATGGGTAACGTCACCCAGGTGATGCCCGGCATCCATCCGATCGTCGGCATCGATGCCGGGGGCGCGTCCATCCATCAGCCGGCGTTCGCGGCCGCTGCAGTCAACGCCAGCGCGGACACGGCGGTGGTCGAGGGTGCGATCATGCTCGCCAGGACCGTGGTGGCGCTGGCCGAGTCGGACGTCGAGCGGAGCAGGGTGCTGGAACAGCAGGAAAGGCGGGCATCGTGA